The Pyxidicoccus sp. MSG2 DNA segment GGGCAGCGCGTACGAGGCGGGCCTGGAGGCGGCGAGCCGCGTGCTGGAGCGCCAGGCGCGGGAGAACGCGCCGGTGCTGGAGGCGCGCGCCGCATGTGAGTCGGGCTGTGCGTCGGAAGCCTGCCGCGAGGCATGCGCGACGGCTCACCCGGTAGCCTTCTTGCGCCCCGGGGCGTGGCTGTACCTGGCCTTCGTGACGGACGAGGACGACCGCTCGCCGCACGACGTGCGCACGTACTGGCGGATGTTCGAGCAGGCGAAGGGGATTGGGAATGATGGGACGGTGGTGGCGTCGGCCATCATCGGAGACGTGCCGGCGAACGGGTGCGGCGCGGAGCCGGGGACGCGCTACGCGGAGTTGGTGACGCTCACCGGGGGAGAGGTGGGGAGCATCTGCGACGCGGACTTCGCGGACACGCTGCGCACGCTGGCGACGAGCGCGGTGGGCCTGCGGCGCACGTTCGCGCTGGAGCAGGTACCGAAGGTGGACACGCTCCGGGTGCGCGTGCGCCATCCGTGTGGCACGTCACAGGAGTCACTCCAGGGTTGCGAGTCCGTGGACCGCGCGGCCTGCGAGGCGCAATCGGCGGAGGCGCTGGAGGCGGTGTGTACGCCGGTGCAGGGCGGGCCGGACGGCTGGACGTACGAGCCGGCGAGGCGGGTGGTGTTCTTCGCGGGTGGGTCCGTTCCGGGGCTCGGCACGCGGGTGGAGTTGGAGTACGTGGAGGAGGACGCGTCGTGAGCCGTCGCCGCGACACGTCTCCGCTGGCGTCGTGCGCTCGCGTTCTCCACGAGTGGCTCACGCAGGCTGAGCGGCCTCATGCGAATGCGGCCCGGCCCTTGGTGTCGCGTGCCCGCCTTCTCCACAAGTTGTCCCTCCTGCTCCTCGCGCTCCTCTGCCTTCTCGGAACCGCGTGCGGTGGAGACGCGCCCGCGCGCCCCGTGCTGCCCCGCTGGGTTGCGCCGGAGCCGACGCTCGACTTCGGGCCAGTGCCCGCACTGAACGAGCGCACGGTGACGCTGCCGCTGGTGAACGCAGGGCGCGCGTCGCTGCGAATCCTCGGCGTCACCGTGCGCGAAGCGGAGGCCCCCTTCCGCGTGGTCTCCGCGCCGCAAGAAGTCGCCGCGCAGAGCGAGGCCCCCGTGACGCTGGCCTTCGTCCCCCTACGCGAGGCGGCCTACACCGCGACGCTGGAGCTGCGCACGGACGACCCGGAGCAGGGCACGGTGG contains these protein-coding regions:
- a CDS encoding vWA domain-containing protein, which translates into the protein MRRAAAVAFLALLSVSCRDERLVPSLPPGYHVDTYAQRSASAVDVLWVVDDSGSMAPRQEALARNFQAFIALFREGRIDFRMGVATTDIFTRPGELVGEPRVLAPDTPELERAFGDSVRVGTQGSAYEAGLEAASRVLERQARENAPVLEARAACESGCASEACREACATAHPVAFLRPGAWLYLAFVTDEDDRSPHDVRTYWRMFEQAKGIGNDGTVVASAIIGDVPANGCGAEPGTRYAELVTLTGGEVGSICDADFADTLRTLATSAVGLRRTFALEQVPKVDTLRVRVRHPCGTSQESLQGCESVDRAACEAQSAEALEAVCTPVQGGPDGWTYEPARRVVFFAGGSVPGLGTRVELEYVEEDAS